A window of the Vallitalea okinawensis genome harbors these coding sequences:
- the yiaY gene encoding L-threonine dehydrogenase: protein MSYTFYMPSVNVMDKNALSDAGDMIQGLGFKKAFIVTDKVLNDIGLVNKLTKVLDANNIEYAIFDETKPNPTITNVHDGVDLLKAEECDFVISFGGGSPHDCAKGIALVATNGGSIKDYEGVHKSAKPQLPLVAVNTTAGTASEMTIFCIITDEERHVKMAIVDKHVTPILAVNDPELMMDMPKSLTAATGMDALTHAVEAYVSTAATPITDACALQAMKLISTNLRNAVANGQDEEARNNMAYAEFLAGMAFNNASLGYVHAMAHQLGGFYDLPHGVCNAILLPHVQKYNSQVAPARLKDVAEAMGVNVEGLTAEQGAQKALEAIMTLSKDIAIPSGLQEIGAKEEDIPVLAENALKDACGLTNPKQATHDEIMTIFKEAM from the coding sequence ATGAGTTATACATTTTATATGCCTTCAGTTAATGTCATGGATAAAAATGCTTTAAGCGATGCTGGAGATATGATTCAAGGTCTAGGTTTTAAAAAAGCATTTATTGTAACAGACAAAGTTTTAAACGACATCGGACTTGTTAATAAATTAACTAAGGTTTTGGATGCAAACAACATCGAATATGCTATTTTTGATGAAACTAAACCTAATCCAACTATTACTAATGTACATGATGGTGTTGATTTATTAAAAGCAGAAGAATGTGACTTTGTTATTTCATTTGGTGGCGGTTCACCTCATGACTGTGCAAAAGGTATCGCATTAGTAGCAACTAATGGCGGCAGCATAAAAGATTATGAAGGAGTTCATAAATCTGCTAAACCACAATTACCATTAGTAGCTGTTAACACTACAGCAGGTACAGCTAGTGAAATGACTATTTTCTGTATTATTACTGATGAAGAAAGACATGTTAAAATGGCTATCGTTGATAAGCATGTGACACCTATTCTTGCTGTTAATGATCCAGAGTTAATGATGGATATGCCTAAATCTTTAACAGCAGCAACAGGTATGGATGCCTTAACTCATGCTGTAGAAGCTTATGTTTCAACTGCTGCAACGCCAATTACAGATGCTTGTGCCCTTCAAGCAATGAAATTAATATCAACTAACTTAAGAAATGCAGTAGCAAATGGTCAAGATGAAGAAGCCCGCAATAACATGGCTTACGCTGAATTTTTAGCTGGTATGGCATTTAATAATGCAAGCCTCGGTTACGTACATGCAATGGCTCATCAATTAGGTGGCTTCTACGATCTACCTCATGGTGTATGTAACGCTATTCTCTTACCTCATGTTCAAAAATACAATAGTCAAGTAGCGCCAGCTCGTTTAAAAGATGTTGCGGAGGCAATGGGTGTTAACGTAGAAGGTTTAACAGCTGAACAGGGGGCCCAAAAAGCTCTTGAAGCTATTATGACTTTATCAAAAGATATTGCTATTCCATCAGGTTTACAAGAAATCGGTGCTAAAGAAGAAGATATTCCTGTTTTAGCTGAAAATGCTTTAAAAGACGCTTGCGGTTTAACAAACCCTAAGCAAGCAACTCATGATGAAATTATGACAATTTTTAAAGAAGCTATGTAA
- a CDS encoding helix-turn-helix domain-containing protein gives MYFNQEWERLHGIETDYVKLYYYDFQPGYSDTYHSYSYHRICTILDGIKDVRVDDGEEFTYDQNEYVLLSPHSEVYMTMPVDTKALVLELSDDLIDDVSQKVSVELEKDISLKNYDYFHSDMSRLLANSLTSINDLLHVNEDEKEQHFFIDLAVQQLTYGLLKDKNSREFIYKDINHPMKRALEIIKEGYDQGITISEIAFNLHMSVPHFSNQFKKTFNITPKQYLNNYKMERSKEMLRKQTVSEVAFDLGYSNVSNYIDQFKKKYKITPKQYQLEHMRRLYT, from the coding sequence ATGTACTTTAATCAAGAATGGGAGCGGTTACATGGTATTGAGACAGATTATGTAAAACTCTATTATTATGATTTTCAGCCGGGTTATTCGGATACTTATCATTCATACTCCTATCATCGTATATGCACTATTCTTGACGGTATTAAAGATGTTAGAGTTGATGATGGTGAAGAATTCACCTATGATCAAAACGAATATGTCTTATTATCACCACATTCGGAAGTTTACATGACAATGCCAGTAGATACAAAGGCTTTGGTGTTGGAATTAAGCGATGACTTAATTGATGATGTAAGTCAGAAAGTATCAGTTGAATTAGAAAAAGACATATCCTTAAAGAATTATGATTATTTCCATAGTGATATGTCCAGGTTGCTGGCAAACAGTTTGACGTCAATCAATGATTTATTACATGTCAATGAAGATGAAAAAGAACAGCACTTTTTTATTGATCTGGCCGTCCAGCAGTTAACTTATGGATTACTTAAGGATAAGAACTCTCGAGAGTTTATATATAAGGACATCAATCATCCTATGAAAAGAGCCTTGGAAATTATCAAAGAAGGTTATGACCAAGGCATTACAATATCGGAGATAGCTTTTAACTTGCATATGTCGGTTCCACATTTTTCTAATCAATTTAAGAAAACCTTTAACATAACCCCTAAACAGTATTTAAATAATTACAAAATGGAACGGTCAAAAGAGATGTTGAGAAAACAAACTGTAAGTGAAGTAGCCTTTGATTTAGGTTACTCTAATGTATCGAATTATATCGACCAGTTTAAAAAGAAATATAAAATAACGCCTAAACAATATCAATTAGAGCATATGCGAAGGCTTTATACATGA
- a CDS encoding ABC transporter ATP-binding protein — translation MVVDSIKPYLKKYALFYVIGLIGLLVVDVFQVYIPMIIGDATDGIALGLYQQQDLFNIIGKLLLVALIIIAGRFTWRYFVFGTSRKIEYHLRNDLFAHLEKLSLRYFNETKTGDLMAHATNDLNTIRMALGQGLLFAFDFTILITLVLYTMITKISLALTLVAIIPLPFIAIVGVSFGKVMTKRFKEKQEAFSKMSDQVQENISGIRVVKAFTQEKLEKEAFDEVNQFNFNKNLKVVRLFAILHPFVTLISGLCMLLTIGYGGYLTLIAKISLGDFIAFTQYLMMLVWPMIAFSMTINMFSQGKASMARIQKIFDEEPEIFDPEDVSDMDTISGHITINHLTFDYPNGEQEALKDINADIKSGQTIGIIGRTGSGKTTLVNLLLRLYNPKPGEILVDGVDVLKIPLKTLRNHIGYVPQDNYLFSNTIKNNILFGARQKSDQEVERASEMADVHENIMDFPKGYETIIGERGTTLSGGQKQRVSIARALIKEPSILILDDAVSAVDTKTEEKILGELKQIRQNKTTIIIAHRISTIQHADHILVIDEGKIIEEGNHEKLVAGQGFYADMVEKQQLEKALDEEA, via the coding sequence ATGGTCGTTGATTCTATCAAACCATACTTGAAAAAGTATGCCTTATTCTATGTTATAGGACTGATAGGACTATTAGTTGTAGACGTGTTCCAAGTATATATACCCATGATTATCGGGGATGCAACAGATGGTATTGCCTTAGGCTTGTATCAGCAACAGGACTTATTCAATATTATAGGTAAATTATTGCTGGTGGCACTCATCATCATTGCAGGGCGATTTACATGGCGTTATTTCGTATTCGGTACATCTAGAAAAATCGAATACCATTTAAGAAACGATTTATTTGCACATTTAGAAAAGTTATCACTTCGCTATTTTAATGAAACCAAAACTGGGGATTTGATGGCTCATGCTACTAATGACTTAAATACAATACGTATGGCTTTAGGGCAAGGTCTTTTATTTGCATTTGACTTTACCATTTTAATCACATTGGTTTTATATACCATGATCACGAAGATATCACTTGCACTAACATTAGTTGCAATTATACCCTTACCATTTATAGCTATTGTAGGTGTGTCATTTGGAAAGGTCATGACCAAACGCTTCAAAGAAAAACAAGAGGCTTTTTCCAAGATGTCTGATCAGGTTCAAGAGAATATTTCAGGTATTCGAGTTGTTAAAGCCTTTACTCAGGAGAAACTCGAAAAAGAAGCCTTTGATGAAGTTAATCAATTTAATTTTAATAAGAATTTAAAGGTTGTTCGATTATTTGCTATTCTTCATCCTTTTGTCACATTGATAAGTGGCTTGTGTATGTTATTAACCATTGGATATGGTGGTTATTTAACCTTGATTGCCAAGATCTCATTAGGAGATTTTATTGCTTTCACACAATACCTGATGATGTTAGTTTGGCCAATGATAGCCTTTAGTATGACCATAAATATGTTCTCACAAGGTAAGGCATCTATGGCTAGAATACAGAAGATATTTGATGAGGAACCAGAGATCTTTGATCCAGAAGATGTGAGTGACATGGATACCATAAGTGGGCATATTACAATCAACCATCTTACTTTTGATTACCCAAATGGTGAACAAGAAGCTCTTAAAGATATTAATGCCGATATCAAAAGCGGTCAGACTATCGGGATTATTGGACGTACTGGTAGTGGTAAGACTACCTTAGTTAACTTATTATTAAGACTTTATAATCCTAAACCAGGTGAAATTCTTGTTGATGGTGTAGATGTATTAAAGATTCCACTTAAAACATTAAGAAACCATATAGGCTATGTGCCTCAAGATAATTACTTATTCTCCAATACCATTAAGAATAATATTCTATTTGGTGCAAGACAGAAGAGTGATCAAGAAGTTGAAAGAGCTTCTGAGATGGCTGATGTCCATGAGAATATTATGGATTTCCCTAAAGGGTATGAAACCATTATCGGAGAAAGAGGAACGACTTTATCAGGTGGACAAAAACAGCGAGTTTCTATAGCAAGAGCTTTGATAAAAGAGCCTTCTATTCTCATTTTGGATGATGCGGTTTCAGCTGTTGATACAAAGACAGAGGAAAAAATATTAGGAGAATTGAAGCAAATACGTCAGAATAAAACAACGATAATCATTGCTCATCGTATTTCAACTATTCAACATGCGGATCATATTCTTGTTATTGATGAAGGTAAGATTATTGAAGAGGGTAACCATGAGAAGTTGGTTGCAGGGCAAGGATTTTATGCAGATATGGTTGAAAAGCAACAGCTTGAGAAGGCATTAGACGAAGAGGCGTAA
- a CDS encoding ABC transporter ATP-binding protein yields the protein MAHHHDEIEYKSYDPEIMKRLMSYAKPYWHLIAVSVLLLLFATGVQLIQPLIIGSAIDTVFETYDKTYLIEEQGDIQVENLNLTYIPDIDELSGTEDLAQIVYAGEQYYLVPHVTRDEVLEFKQLKSKESEIEVAGDILTINNKSYDALQLNEDAIVALRKLDISSLMELVLFYLILLIIGMVTGYFQAVLLQHTGQKIIYNIRNEVFGHIESRSIHYFNSHPVGTLVTRVTNDTETLNEMYTSVIANSIKNVFLLIGIVAMMFSLNAKLSVIVLTILPVIVILTFIYKKFSRENYRVVRTRLSKINAFLSEHIQGMKIIQIFSKEEEVYDEFKTINKKLRQSHIKELLLFGIYRPMMYALYIIGICLVIGFGGNEVLKGAVTIGTLVIFLQYINKFFQPIQELAEQFNILQSAMASAEKIFTVLDSEDAIVNQEEPKPLAQAKGKIDFKNVWFAYEDEEWVLRDVSFSVEPGETVAFVGATGAGKTSILNLISRYYDVQKGNISVDGVNVRDYDKDKLRKNIGQMLQDVFLFTGDIKSNIRLRNEEISREDIEKAAKYVNADYFIQKLPDKYDEKVYERGATLSAGQRQLLSFARTLVFDPSILILDEATANIDTETEQLIQDALEKLMEGRTTLVVAHRLSTIQHADKIIVLHKGKIREMGNHQELLAKKGIYYRLYQLQYQDQA from the coding sequence ATGGCACATCATCATGATGAAATTGAATATAAATCTTATGATCCGGAGATCATGAAGCGATTAATGAGTTATGCAAAACCTTATTGGCACCTAATTGCTGTATCTGTTCTATTACTTTTATTTGCAACAGGGGTACAGCTTATTCAGCCATTGATCATCGGGTCAGCTATTGATACAGTGTTTGAAACTTATGACAAAACTTATTTGATAGAGGAACAAGGGGATATACAGGTTGAAAATCTAAATCTGACTTATATTCCTGATATTGATGAATTAAGTGGAACAGAAGATTTAGCCCAAATTGTATATGCAGGGGAGCAATACTATTTAGTTCCTCATGTTACACGAGATGAAGTATTGGAATTTAAGCAATTGAAAAGTAAGGAAAGTGAAATTGAAGTTGCTGGGGATATACTTACCATCAATAATAAGAGCTATGATGCTCTTCAGTTAAATGAAGATGCTATTGTTGCATTAAGAAAACTGGATATATCCAGTTTAATGGAATTGGTGCTCTTTTACCTTATTCTCCTTATTATAGGTATGGTTACAGGTTATTTTCAAGCAGTATTACTTCAACATACAGGACAGAAAATTATTTATAATATCAGAAATGAAGTGTTTGGTCATATAGAAAGTCGATCCATTCATTATTTTAATAGTCATCCTGTAGGAACACTTGTAACAAGGGTTACAAATGATACGGAAACACTTAATGAGATGTACACCAGTGTTATTGCCAATTCCATTAAAAATGTGTTCTTACTTATAGGAATAGTGGCGATGATGTTTAGTTTGAATGCTAAATTGTCCGTTATTGTTCTGACCATTTTACCTGTAATTGTTATCTTAACTTTCATTTATAAGAAGTTTTCAAGAGAGAATTACCGGGTAGTACGTACTAGATTATCTAAGATCAATGCCTTTCTATCAGAGCATATACAAGGTATGAAAATTATTCAGATTTTCTCCAAGGAAGAGGAAGTCTATGATGAATTTAAAACCATCAATAAAAAGCTTCGTCAGTCCCATATAAAAGAACTTCTTCTTTTTGGAATCTATCGACCTATGATGTACGCCCTATACATTATCGGGATATGTTTAGTCATCGGATTTGGAGGTAACGAAGTTTTAAAAGGTGCTGTGACCATTGGAACATTGGTGATTTTCTTACAGTACATTAATAAGTTCTTCCAACCTATTCAAGAACTTGCTGAACAGTTTAATATCTTACAGTCAGCCATGGCTTCTGCTGAGAAAATATTCACCGTATTAGATTCAGAAGATGCTATTGTCAATCAAGAAGAACCAAAGCCGCTTGCACAAGCAAAAGGTAAAATTGACTTCAAGAATGTTTGGTTTGCTTATGAGGATGAAGAATGGGTACTTAGAGATGTATCTTTCTCTGTAGAACCAGGAGAAACTGTAGCCTTTGTAGGTGCGACAGGTGCAGGTAAGACATCGATACTCAATCTTATTAGTCGCTATTATGACGTTCAAAAGGGTAACATATCAGTTGATGGGGTTAATGTAAGAGATTATGATAAAGACAAGTTGAGAAAGAATATTGGTCAGATGTTACAAGATGTGTTCCTTTTTACAGGGGATATCAAAAGCAATATTCGGTTGAGGAATGAAGAGATATCCAGGGAAGATATTGAGAAGGCAGCGAAGTATGTCAATGCTGATTATTTCATTCAGAAATTGCCGGATAAGTACGATGAAAAGGTTTATGAAAGGGGTGCTACCTTATCTGCTGGTCAGCGCCAACTATTATCCTTTGCACGTACCTTAGTTTTTGATCCATCCATACTCATTTTGGATGAAGCAACAGCTAACATTGATACAGAAACAGAACAGTTGATTCAAGATGCTCTTGAGAAGTTGATGGAGGGGAGAACGACATTGGTAGTTGCTCACCGTTTATCAACAATACAACATGCAGATAAGATCATTGTTCTTCATAAAGGAAAGATCCGTGAGATGGGTAACCATCAAGAGTTGTTAGCTAAAAAGGGTATTTATTATCGATTGTATCAATTACAATACCAAGATCAAGCTTAA
- a CDS encoding DUF3298 and DUF4163 domain-containing protein yields MENKLKDARQYYKNIEIPEELNIMIDKTLNTDRKSNKGKRTLIAASITGALVLSTFTIGLNSSQVFAKTMSEVPVIGSIAKVLTFKDFEIHSDVVEGEVTIPEVDGLDSVSFEEKVNTEIQKKMDLVLEEAELRAQEYKEAYLETGGTEEDFRPVEIFIDYEVKHSSEELLSFVIVKGENLGSAYNETFYYNLDLKSNNTLTLVDFFGENYIDYINQEVIKQIEERTAKGEAFFEGDMGFQTIAENQNFYINEDGQVTVVFAKYEIAPGAMGQQEFIIE; encoded by the coding sequence ATGGAAAATAAATTAAAAGATGCAAGACAATATTATAAGAATATAGAGATTCCAGAGGAGCTGAATATTATGATAGATAAAACTTTAAATACAGATAGAAAATCAAATAAAGGTAAGCGTACTCTAATAGCTGCAAGTATTACAGGTGCATTAGTTTTATCAACCTTTACTATTGGGCTTAATTCAAGTCAAGTATTCGCTAAAACTATGAGTGAAGTGCCTGTCATCGGTAGTATTGCAAAAGTGTTGACCTTTAAAGATTTTGAAATTCATAGTGATGTTGTTGAAGGTGAAGTGACAATACCTGAAGTTGATGGTTTGGATTCTGTAAGCTTCGAAGAAAAAGTTAATACTGAAATTCAAAAGAAGATGGATTTAGTTTTAGAAGAAGCTGAGTTAAGAGCCCAAGAATATAAAGAAGCTTATTTAGAAACTGGTGGTACCGAAGAAGATTTTAGACCTGTAGAAATCTTCATTGATTACGAAGTTAAACATTCCTCAGAAGAACTCTTATCTTTTGTCATTGTTAAGGGTGAGAATTTAGGTTCAGCATATAATGAGACTTTTTATTATAACCTTGACTTGAAATCCAATAATACTTTGACTTTGGTAGACTTCTTCGGTGAAAACTATATTGATTATATTAATCAAGAAGTTATTAAACAGATTGAAGAGCGGACCGCAAAAGGTGAAGCATTCTTTGAAGGTGATATGGGATTCCAAACTATAGCAGAAAACCAGAACTTCTACATTAATGAAGATGGTCAAGTAACTGTTGTTTTTGCCAAATATGAAATAGCCCCAGGAGCAATGGGACAACAGGAGTTCATTATCGAGTAA
- a CDS encoding RNA polymerase sigma factor, translating into MSTVPNKHDQLIVDYIKEHQNDFYILAYGYVKNRESALDIVQESILKALSSSGRLKDSSSIKTWFYRILVNTSISYIRKNKRIIYFDEVPEIESPVNTHIDINFDLYNAVDQLDTKHKSVIILRYFEDMKIEDIAFILHTNVSTVKSRIYNAIKKLKKIMEGDI; encoded by the coding sequence ATGTCGACAGTACCTAATAAGCATGATCAACTTATTGTAGATTATATAAAAGAGCATCAGAATGATTTTTACATATTAGCATACGGTTATGTTAAGAATCGAGAAAGTGCCCTGGATATTGTTCAAGAGTCCATCTTAAAGGCTTTATCTTCGTCTGGTAGACTAAAGGACTCATCATCAATCAAAACATGGTTTTATCGTATACTGGTTAACACAAGTATATCCTATATAAGAAAGAATAAACGTATCATCTATTTTGATGAAGTACCAGAAATAGAGTCCCCAGTTAACACTCATATTGATATTAACTTTGATCTCTATAACGCTGTGGATCAGTTGGATACCAAACATAAATCAGTTATTATACTACGTTACTTTGAGGATATGAAAATAGAAGATATCGCTTTTATACTTCATACTAACGTCAGTACTGTTAAATCCCGAATATATAATGCCATAAAAAAATTAAAAAAAATTATGGAAGGGGACATTTAA
- a CDS encoding 5'-nucleotidase C-terminal domain-containing protein, whose translation MKYIMKKLTSMMLVVAMFFSMTTGLVLAEGDTTTTTTETTVTETAPEAVEQVENVIDILSVNDFHGNVKESGKNIGMAKMVGYVNEQKQLNPNTVVVAAGDSYQGTAISNLTFGAPVNEMYKAMGVVASSVGNHEFDWGVDRIAQWAEEGGFPFLAANIYDKATGEPVSWAQPYLIQEVAGKKIAFIGLSTVQTAYQTKVENVANLEFKTAEEAAKIWIDYLKAGNAEEGTPDVIIALTHVAAYQDAYGSDPTLPVTGEEIEALCAVEGLDAVITGHSHTTVAGYINGVPVVQAYKNGRSVGKISIELNEDQSVKAITPSVTAVYKISSDIIEDADTKAVYDKYEQDFEPIAGEVVGQLEGTLSHDRSDKNVSTLGYWVCDLMRKSTGVQIGLTNGGGLRKTLEEGTITMGDMYEVMPYDNKLVTMEVTGAHLKALVDHGIEADFMTDGQFAGVKVVYDPSKEYENRIVSITLEDGTPIDMDATYTLVTNDFILGGGDKYDFSDATNVVDTFVPIRDELVKAFKSVDKVVAPTVDVISVVEVDTETYTIQDGDVLWKIAEAYGTSYETLAEMNSLENPHMIFVGETLLVPAQ comes from the coding sequence ATGAAGTACATAATGAAAAAATTAACTAGTATGATGTTAGTTGTAGCAATGTTCTTCAGTATGACAACAGGATTAGTTTTAGCTGAAGGAGATACAACAACTACAACAACAGAAACAACAGTTACAGAGACAGCACCAGAGGCTGTTGAGCAAGTAGAAAATGTTATTGATATCCTTTCAGTAAATGACTTCCACGGTAATGTAAAAGAAAGTGGAAAAAACATTGGTATGGCTAAAATGGTTGGCTATGTTAATGAGCAAAAGCAATTAAACCCTAACACAGTTGTTGTTGCAGCTGGTGACAGTTATCAAGGTACTGCAATTTCTAACTTAACATTTGGTGCTCCAGTTAACGAAATGTATAAAGCTATGGGTGTAGTAGCATCCTCAGTGGGTAACCATGAATTTGACTGGGGTGTTGATAGAATTGCACAATGGGCTGAAGAGGGTGGCTTCCCATTCTTAGCAGCGAATATTTACGATAAAGCAACAGGTGAACCAGTTTCATGGGCGCAACCTTATCTTATTCAAGAAGTAGCAGGTAAGAAAATTGCATTTATCGGATTATCAACAGTTCAAACTGCTTATCAAACAAAAGTTGAAAACGTAGCTAATTTAGAGTTCAAAACTGCTGAAGAAGCTGCAAAGATCTGGATCGATTACTTAAAAGCAGGTAATGCAGAAGAAGGTACTCCAGATGTCATCATCGCGTTAACTCACGTAGCAGCATACCAAGATGCCTATGGAAGCGATCCCACACTACCTGTAACAGGTGAAGAAATTGAAGCTTTATGTGCAGTTGAAGGTCTTGATGCAGTTATCACTGGACACTCTCATACAACAGTTGCTGGTTATATAAATGGTGTACCAGTAGTTCAAGCTTACAAAAATGGTCGTTCAGTTGGTAAAATCTCAATCGAGTTAAATGAAGATCAAAGCGTTAAAGCAATTACTCCATCTGTAACTGCTGTTTATAAAATATCATCTGATATTATTGAAGATGCAGATACAAAAGCAGTATATGACAAGTATGAGCAAGATTTTGAACCTATCGCTGGTGAGGTAGTAGGTCAATTAGAGGGTACTTTATCTCATGATAGAAGCGATAAAAATGTTTCAACACTTGGTTACTGGGTTTGTGATTTAATGAGAAAATCTACAGGTGTTCAAATTGGTTTAACTAATGGTGGCGGTTTAAGAAAAACTCTTGAAGAAGGTACAATCACTATGGGTGATATGTACGAAGTAATGCCATACGATAACAAATTAGTAACTATGGAAGTAACAGGTGCTCACTTAAAAGCTTTAGTTGATCATGGTATTGAAGCTGACTTCATGACAGATGGTCAATTTGCTGGAGTAAAAGTTGTTTACGATCCATCAAAAGAATATGAGAACAGAATAGTTAGCATCACTTTAGAAGATGGAACGCCAATCGATATGGATGCAACGTATACATTAGTTACAAATGACTTCATCCTAGGTGGTGGAGATAAGTATGACTTCTCAGATGCAACTAATGTAGTTGATACATTTGTTCCTATCAGAGATGAGCTTGTTAAAGCTTTCAAATCAGTAGATAAAGTGGTAGCTCCTACTGTAGATGTTATTTCAGTAGTTGAAGTTGATACTGAAACGTATACAATTCAAGATGGCGATGTTCTTTGGAAAATCGCAGAAGCTTATGGCACATCTTATGAAACTTTAGCTGAAATGAACAGCTTAGAAAATCCTCATATGATTTTTGTTGGTGAAACACTATTAGTTCCTGCACAATAA
- a CDS encoding YibE/F family protein, giving the protein MRHQLLILSCIMLLAFTGCTALKNDDITEDKKYGNLAEYYEEDMAEPEYDVVKAKVIRIDLDDTKEERPDIMIQQDIRYQHLYIQILEGDHKGEEYTVRNTVEMVNPYRLIFDVGDKMYIYLFETDEGKVGNIHIYERSRDGAILWLVIAYLGILVLVGGFKGFKAVVTLTFTVLMIGLVMLPLILNGFNPLLVTVGVVSVTTTFSLIVISGWNKKTRTAILGTIGGVLVAACVAGIVSQVAMLTGLGDDQAQMLAYIPQNRHLDFKGILLAGIIVGALGAVMDVALSVASAMWEIEEHSPKISTKQLIRSGMNVGKDIMGSMSNTLILAYVGGSIHLLLLFIAYNVSIAEILNMDMIASEIVRAVAGSIGLISAIPLTTWIGGTFGRKSKTKNK; this is encoded by the coding sequence ATGAGACATCAACTATTAATTCTAAGTTGCATTATGCTATTAGCTTTTACAGGTTGTACTGCATTAAAAAATGATGATATAACAGAAGATAAGAAGTATGGAAATCTTGCTGAGTATTATGAAGAAGATATGGCAGAACCAGAGTATGATGTTGTTAAAGCAAAAGTTATTCGGATAGACCTGGATGACACAAAGGAAGAACGACCTGACATCATGATTCAACAAGATATAAGATACCAGCATCTATACATACAAATTCTAGAAGGTGACCATAAGGGAGAAGAATATACTGTAAGAAATACAGTTGAAATGGTTAATCCTTATCGATTAATTTTTGATGTAGGCGATAAAATGTATATTTATCTTTTTGAAACAGATGAAGGAAAAGTGGGAAATATCCATATTTATGAAAGATCTCGAGATGGAGCAATCCTATGGTTGGTTATAGCTTATTTAGGTATACTGGTTCTTGTCGGAGGGTTTAAAGGATTTAAAGCCGTAGTAACACTTACTTTTACTGTCTTAATGATAGGTCTGGTGATGTTACCTTTAATTTTAAATGGCTTCAACCCATTATTGGTGACTGTGGGTGTGGTTTCTGTCACGACAACATTTTCACTTATTGTTATAAGTGGTTGGAATAAGAAAACGCGTACAGCTATTTTAGGTACAATTGGAGGTGTATTGGTTGCAGCATGTGTTGCTGGAATTGTTAGTCAAGTAGCTATGCTAACAGGTCTTGGTGATGACCAAGCTCAGATGCTGGCCTATATCCCTCAAAATAGACACCTTGATTTTAAAGGTATTTTATTAGCTGGGATTATAGTAGGTGCTCTAGGTGCAGTTATGGATGTTGCTTTATCAGTAGCTTCTGCCATGTGGGAAATCGAAGAACATTCTCCTAAGATTTCTACCAAACAATTAATTCGATCTGGGATGAATGTAGGTAAAGATATCATGGGATCTATGTCCAATACACTGATATTGGCTTATGTTGGTGGATCTATTCATTTGTTACTCCTATTTATTGCTTATAACGTATCCATAGCTGAGATTCTCAATATGGATATGATAGCATCTGAAATTGTTCGAGCTGTAGCAGGTAGTATTGGTTTAATATCAGCCATACCACTAACAACGTGGATTGGTGGCACTTTTGGTAGAAAATCTAAGACTAAAAACAAGTAA